A window of Ascochyta rabiei chromosome 6, complete sequence genomic DNA:
CACATGTTGACAGCGACCCCACGTGGAGACCAGCACCCTCGTCGGCACCACCGGTGTAGAGGGTAACGATGTCGGTGCAGCATGACACGAATCCGGCAATGAGCTTCGTTAGGTTTAACTTATGCATTAGAAGCTTCCCAGACTTGTTCTCGCGCGTCCAGTTCCACCGTGTCATCTATTTCCTCGTTTTCTGAGCACCTACACGCGTTTCTCGAGCTACTGTGCTTTCGCAGGCTACAGAACCTCCAAGCCTCCTATCCAGAGCTTCTCACAAGACCTTGCGCAGTGAATTGGACACGCCCAGCGATTTCAAGATGTCGTCGCTTACCATCCACGAGCTCAAGAAGGAGCAAATCACAACTTCAATCGACCTTCTCACGCAAAATTTGATCAACATTGCTGACACAACTGGCGAATTCCTGCTCAAGCTTCCTGATGGCCGCATCATCGACACCAAAGGCTGGGACGGCTGGGAGTGGACGCACGGCATCGGTCTGTACGGTCTTTGGCACTACTACACTCTGACCGGCAACCAAGCCACAAAAGACATCATGCTGGGCTGGTACTCCAAGCAGCTCTCCAAAGGCACAACCAAGAACATCAACACCATGTCCCCGTTCCTCGCGCTGGCGTACCTGTACGAGGACACAGGCGACAAGACATTCATCCCTTGGCTGGACACGTGGGCGGAGTGGGTGATGCACGACTTGCCGCGCACAAAGTACGGTGGTTTCCAGCACGAGACGTATCTCGAGTACAACAAGGACGAGCTCTGGGACGACACGCTCATGATGAGCGCGCTGCCTCTGGCTAAGATCGGACTCACGCTCAACCGACCCGAGTACATTGAGGAAGCGAAGAGGCAATTTATTCTGCACTGCCAGTACCTGTTTGATCCCACGACAGGGCTGTTCTTCCACGGGTGGAAGTTCGAGGACAAGGACGGGAAGGTGGGACACAACTTTGCGCGGGCGAGGTGGGCGAGAGGAAATTCGTGGCTGACCATTGTCATCCCTGACTTTATCGAGCTTTTGGATTTGAAGGAATCGGATCCGACAAGGTTGTTCCTTGTCGGCATTCTCGAAGCG
This region includes:
- a CDS encoding Unsaturated rhamnogalacturonyl hydrolase, whose product is MSSLTIHELKKEQITTSIDLLTQNLINIADTTGEFLLKLPDGRIIDTKGWDGWEWTHGIGLYGLWHYYTLTGNQATKDIMLGWYSKQLSKGTTKNINTMSPFLALAYLYEDTGDKTFIPWLDTWAEWVMHDLPRTKYGGFQHETYLEYNKDELWDDTLMMSALPLAKIGLTLNRPEYIEEAKRQFILHCQYLFDPTTGLFFHGWKFEDKDGKVGHNFARARWARGNSWLTIVIPDFIELLDLKESDPTRLFLVGILEAQCKALVKLQQEDGMWCTLLDVPASEGSYVEASATAGFAYGMLKAVRKRYLKGSEYQDSAVRAIKAVLANINPEGELLNTSFGTGMGHTLQHYKDIAVTSMPYGQAMAIMALGEFLRSFI